A portion of the Paenibacillus hamazuiensis genome contains these proteins:
- a CDS encoding DNA sulfur modification protein DndB: MDGLSLQMTIHPFCEKFGLATVAVKVQDLLNYTTIDPMVQRKLSTGQRRKIANYLQERELDRVFFGPVTLSLRDVGNLAKREEGLILRPGSKLSILDGQHRILALGFVNEQLLKEARNFEKKLAVLKVKQRKQPGDAEVREELEQVEGLLNQIEKRRLELMESELAVQIYIGLTEEEEKQLFGDINSKVQLVSKEIGHSFDSVDPINVVLQQVVEHNMFLKGAGVEKRANLTAYNKNFTSFSWLYSIATILFSGKMQTSYELARKVRKDPSSYTEMLHQFFSAVLPFMPEQPGSPQYTSSSRVVQESLAMFAHRYLFVDDQYNREWTSCLQILEGFDWSHENEQMIERFGTLDNGKLNLIHEKSLRKHLKLVQLFEDLLAGRSDEEASA; encoded by the coding sequence ATCCGATGGTGCAGCGGAAGCTCAGCACGGGGCAGCGCCGCAAAATCGCCAACTACTTGCAGGAGCGGGAGCTGGACCGGGTCTTTTTCGGACCCGTGACACTGTCGCTTCGCGACGTGGGGAACCTGGCCAAGAGGGAGGAGGGGCTCATCCTTCGCCCCGGCTCGAAGCTCAGCATCCTGGACGGTCAGCACCGCATTTTGGCGCTGGGTTTCGTCAATGAGCAGCTGCTTAAGGAAGCCCGCAACTTCGAAAAGAAGCTGGCGGTGCTGAAAGTCAAGCAGCGGAAGCAGCCGGGCGACGCCGAGGTGAGGGAAGAGCTGGAGCAGGTGGAAGGTCTCCTGAACCAGATCGAGAAGCGCCGTCTGGAGCTGATGGAAAGCGAGCTGGCCGTGCAAATCTACATCGGGCTGACCGAAGAGGAAGAGAAACAGCTGTTCGGTGACATCAACTCCAAGGTGCAGCTGGTCAGCAAGGAAATCGGCCATTCGTTCGACTCCGTCGATCCGATCAACGTTGTGCTTCAGCAGGTCGTGGAGCATAACATGTTCCTTAAGGGCGCCGGTGTTGAGAAGCGGGCGAACCTGACGGCTTACAACAAAAACTTCACCTCGTTCAGTTGGCTGTACTCGATTGCCACGATTTTGTTCAGCGGCAAAATGCAGACTTCCTACGAATTGGCGCGCAAAGTGCGCAAAGATCCGTCGAGCTACACGGAAATGCTGCATCAATTTTTCTCGGCCGTGCTGCCGTTTATGCCCGAGCAGCCCGGCAGCCCGCAGTATACGTCGTCGAGCCGCGTCGTTCAGGAAAGCCTGGCGATGTTTGCCCATCGCTACCTGTTCGTGGACGACCAATATAACCGCGAATGGACCTCGTGCCTGCAAATTTTGGAAGGCTTCGATTGGTCCCACGAGAACGAGCAAATGATCGAACGCTTCGGTACGCTCGACAACGGCAAGCTCAATCTCATCCATGAAAAATCGCTTCGCAAGCATTTGAAGCTTGTCCAGCTGTTCGAGGACTTGCTGGCAGGCCGCAGCGACGAAGAAGCGTCGGCTTAA